A genome region from Maylandia zebra isolate NMK-2024a linkage group LG6, Mzebra_GT3a, whole genome shotgun sequence includes the following:
- the si:ch73-109d9.3 gene encoding uncharacterized protein si:ch73-109d9.3 — protein sequence MSDLDTLIVTFQTQLSDVMEAVVKTAMFEVTRLVEDVFLVEVKRRSQEIESLRMQLQWIESKFKDQAGKEGGKTGRGVHCARHGVELSTDTAEKRPKNHQEEQVSVKTESDSFERWTASCRLEDTSESLPEADSATAAQSPEREPEAAEEKDVRSAVATKEEEVSQPSCSSVHMGGWNCSDEEGPGSDNESGTVQVQPKQTEENSEELLRNVMKKDPQIASGYGFPEDRQEKHPSTDRPRVSSLEIDTSWAGLTVTGAELLQNPRLGAETERDPVKTKGEHELSDSVRADIQVTPGRDKISSSGSPKARLKNSDVLGLTIKKEVILDSDGCEEGEHIEKKITNSGMSSFSCSVKQHKVSSEAHRLNHISQKAAVQEVMKLHSKAGSGFRLQAALQHLHRPMKKPSHTLSNSTAAALSIAPSQVVNLNNLQRIPSTSKASPAVSSIQRVHLGDKQTSTLNRTGDSWVSNRSQHHPANSHHVSPGTHPDSQSHAAPRHLLRCGQCGKCFPHPSNLKAHLQTHTGERPFCCSLCGRSFTKLSNLKAHRRVHTGERPYCCLACGKRFTQKCNLKRHQRIHLDAC from the exons ATGTCGGACCTGGACACCCTCATAGTCACCTTTCAGACCCAGCTTTCAGATGTGATGGAGGCTGTAGTGAAGACagccatgtttgaggtgaccaggTTGGTGGAAGATGTGTTTTTGGTGGAGGTGAAGCGCAGGAGCCAGGAGATAGAGTCCCTGAGGATGCAGCTGCAGTGGATTGAGAGCAAATTCAAGGATCAAGCAGGGAAAGAAGGAGGAAAGACTGGAAGGGGCGTGCACTGTGCAAGGCATGGTGTGGAACTGTCCACTGACACTGCAGAAAAAAGGCCTAAAAACCATCAGGAAG aacaagtTAGTGTGAAGACAGAGAGTGACTCTTTTGAAAGATGGACAGCAAGCTGCAGACTAGAAGACACATCAGAGTCGCTACCAGAGGCAGACAGTGCTACAGCTGCACAGAGCCCTGAAAGGGAGCCAGAG GCAGCAGAGGAAAAGGATGTGAGATCAGCTGTTGCTACGAAGGAGGAAGAAGTTAGTCAGCCATCTTGCTCCTCTGTGCATATGGGAGGGTGGAACTGTAGTG ATGAAGAGGGACCTGGATCAGACAACGAGAGTGGAACAGTTCAGGTACAACCCAAACAGACTGAAGAAAACAGTGAGGAATTATTGAGAAATGTCATGAAGAAAGACCCACAGATAGCTTCGGGTTATGGCTTTCCTGAAGACAGGCAGGAAAAACACCCGTCTACAGATCGACCGCGTGTTTCATCTTTGGAAATAGATACCAGTTGGGCTGGCTTGACTGTCACAGGCGCTGAGTTGTTGCAGAATCCCAGACTTGGAGCTGAAACGGAACGTGATCCAGTCAAAACTAAAGGAGAACATGAGCTGTCTGATTCTGTCAGAGCGGACATTCAGGTTACCCCAGGCAGAGATAAAATTTCATCCTCAGGGTCCCCTAAGGCAAGACTAAAAAACAGTGATGTTTTAGGCCTGACTATCAAGAAGGAAGTCATTCTTGATTCTGATGGATGTGAGGAAGGTGAGCatatagaaaagaaaataacaaactcAGGTATGTCCTCTTTTTCATGTTCAGTAAAGCAGCACAAGGTGAGTTCAGAAGCACACAGACTAAACCACATTTCTCAAAAAGCTGCTGTGCAAGAGGTTATGAAGCTACATTCCAAAGCCGGTTCAGGTTTCAGATTGCAAGCCGCTTTACAGCATCTCCACCGACCGATGAAAAAGCCGTCTCACACTCTCTCGAACAGTACCGCTGCGGCACTGTCTATAGCTCCCTCTCAAGTTGTAAACTTAAATAACCTTCAAAGAATTCCCTCCACATCCAAAGCATCTCCTGCTGTATCCTCAATCCAGCGAGTTCACCTGGGTGACAAACAGACATCAACCCTTAACCGAACTGGAGACTCCTGGGTCAGCAACAGGTCCCAGCACCATCCTGCAAACTCTCACCACGTCAGTCCTGGTACCCATCCAGACTCTCAGTCTCACGCCGCTCCAAGGCATCTCCTACGCTGTGGGCAGTGTGGGAAGTGCTTCCCCCACCCCAGTAACTTGAAGGCCCACCTGCAGACTCACACAGGTGAGCGGCCTTTCTGCTGTTCGCTCTGTGGCCGGAGTTTCACCAAGCTGAGCAACCTTAAAGCACACCGTCGcgtccacactggagagagaccatACTGCTGCTTGGCCTGTGGCAAACGCTTTACCCAGAAATGTAATCTCAAACGCCACCAGAGGATCCACCTTGATGCATGTTGA